Genomic DNA from Theileria equi strain WA chromosome 4 map unlocalized gcontig_1105316255033, whole genome shotgun sequence:
TTTTCGTGAATTTATCCTCCTCGATACGTTCCCATCTCTCTACGTTGTATTCAAAGTAAAGCTCTCTGTTTATCCCGTCACTATCGACTATAACGAGGAAACAGAGATTGGTGAATTTGTCTGAATAAAAATGGGCAACTGTGCATCTTTGGCCATTTTTAGATTCCCAAATCTTTAACTCGTTGTGTACACTAGTcactttatattttggGGAAAATATCACGGTATGAAATACCCTCTGGTCAATATACTCGATGACCTTGAAAATGTCCGAAGAAAGCGAGAGTGTGTCCATCATAATACCCTTGAAATCGGCAGAAAAGAGAACGTACAACTTTCCGTGAAACTCATCATCTTCCAAAACGTTCCATGTATCCTcagtcttctcaaagtagGACGGAGTTATTACTGGGCAATCATTAATGTCTAAACGACAcaataaagatgaattGGTGGAATAAATCACAATTTTGACACATCTGCCGCGATAGTATTTCCACAAAAATTCGCCATCGTCAGAGACACCCTCAACGTAGGCTTCCTTTTTCATGGTATAGGTTTTACATGTGACCCCGTTGTAGGCATACTCGTAAAAGCCTGATATTCTGTAGTCTGGATCAGAAATATTGAACATGCAACGAGTTATCTGACACGGAGGTGACGAGGGTATATCCATTGCTGCTTCTAAATCAGTGTCTGAATCTTGGAGTGCCTCTTCATCGTCCTTTCCGGAGACAGCGCTTTCAGCATTTGTTACAACATGTTCGTGTGGATAGGAAACTGGAGTCTCAGGTTTAGGAGTTTCCAGAGACATTTCCGATTGTAGATCATCGTTATCATCTATAATAATAACGTCTGGGTCTTGTTCTGCTTGAGGTTCCTCTGCGGATTTGTTAGCGGCGGTACACTCGACAGCTTCCCGAGTTTCACGTTCATACTTTTCCTTCAGCGCACCGAGTTTATTCTTGTGAAGGGTCTCTCTAGTATTCTTCCACTGCTTTCCGTCCTTGTATCTGTATACAGTCCTGTCCCTATCGCGTTTATCTTTGGTATTTATGTCGGCCAATTTCGGATAGCCCTTGTCAAGATAGAGAATGGCCGAGGAACAAAAGGAACCCTTTTTTCCAGGCCATATTTCCTCTTCTCCGTACATAAGTTTGGTGGTTATGCCTTCGTTTTTTGCTGTGAGTTTTAGAATAGGGATATTCTCTTCAATGCCTTCCTCCACATAAAATATCCTCTGGTCAACTGAAGAAGCTTGTTCTGCAGATATGTTTGACTGAGAACCCAAAGGGCCAACACAACCACAAAGTTTGTATAAAAAGACTAGACACAAGAGACTGAgaatcatcattttccttACTAGGCCCTAATACTTGCAAAAGTGCATCTGTACAAACTCTGACCTTTTGGTCATGTAGATGGGGTGTTGAGGACCTTTTCTAGAAAGATGATCGAGTTTTACAGCTTAAACTTGGGCCTTTTATAGTTGCCTTTAGCATTCCAAAGTTGTAAGTCTGCAAATGCTTCGAGAAACGTGCCTCTGCAACGTCTTGCCCACcttcttgtaaaatacaaaatgtCCGTGCATGCACATTAAAATGGAGATTACATTAAATATTAACGGCTATAAACGAAAAATAAATGATTTTCAGATTTAAAACCGTGAGATAATATGGCATAATAGCTAAATGTCGCCATTTAAAAAGGAGTGTTCCCTTGAACAAACTGCAAGCTTCTCCCGAATCTCCCGTCCAGATTAAAGCTCTAGTGTCTAAAAGTGCACTTAAAAAGATCCCAATCTTGGAACTATTATACAAAAAGGATTACCGTTATGGTATACATGTTTTACATCAATATCCTATGCTACGGCAACTGCTGTCTTGATGGTTCTGAACTTTCCATTCCTCTATTACCTTCACAAATGCAAGCACATGCCCCTGGGTGATGGGAAATAGTCGCCTTATGAAAGTCCTAAAATCCTAACCTACTCTTAGTATTATCCAGAAAAGTTGATGAGAATAACGGATCAAACGGGAACCGATCGACAACCCCTATTGGTTTCAACTTGCAGGTTTTAAAACAGTCTATAGTATTGGAACTACCCattcacattttaatttttcTGCAATTCGTACTTAGAGCCTCTTAACCCATTTACAATATCGTTAGCTTTATAAAACGAGTAGAACCACCaagatttggaaaatctCAAGTTGTTCCAACAAAAACTTCCAACACAAAGTGAGAATGGACCATTTCCAAACGATGTAAAAGATACCAGAATTGCAGCTTATTTCATTCCAAATGAAAGAGCATAAGAGAATTGAGAAGATCAAAGTTGAAGGCAAGAAATGAGAAGAACCTATCAGATTTTTATTTCTATTTTGCGCCGTATATCGTCCAACTTTCAGGGATAGAAACCATTTAAAAGTCCTTGGATGATGTGAAACGACGGAAGGTATGGTACAATCATCTATATCTCACGAATAGGTACTATAGCACTAGGATAGTCTTAACAAACCTCTACGTACAGAAATTGTGAATTCTAAAACAGTTAAAATAATAATGTCAACATGGCACAGTGAATTTAAAATGCGATTCTTTGAAATAAATATCTGCTGCATTAAATGTGTGTAGTGATGCAATCCTCTATAATCTTGGAAAGTGACTCACTATTAGAGATGTCTTGAGCTTTACACGTTCTAATGAGAGAACCTTTGTGAAAAACCCAAACTGATGTGCATAAGCGCAAAACATTTGTATTGTGGGCTGCGATAAATGTTGCACAGTGTTGGAAGTGGGTCTTGATTAAATCATATATTGGAACCTCTGCAGTATTGGATGTTCCAagttcatcctctggaggctCGTCAACCAAGAGaaccttgaagaattcTCTGTATAGTACTAGTCTTGCTACAGACAAAGTACGGAGTTGTGAATTTGAAAGCACCATGCCATGGTCAATATTGACATTATCCACAGAGGAGGCCTCGTGTGGCTTTAGAGTAGGCCCATAGTAGACCCTCTTGTAGTACCTTGGCATATCTTTGTGGTAATGGTCAGGTATAATGATAGTATCAAGGCCCTTACCACCTGGGAGGTTCTCGACAAACTTGAGCAAGCCACAGTTATCCAAGGCCATTTCAATATCAACATCttcaaataacattctaGGGTCAATAACTCTACGAACTGTCCATCCTCTGAATACGAAAGGTAGTTGAGGTAATACTCCAATAATCTGTCTAGTCACgttctttggcatatcattCAAGTCACAGCCATCCAGGAGAACTGACCCGTCTCTATTCTCTGCCAGGTTCTGGAGCACTGACAATAGGGTAGACTTTCCCGCACCAGTTCTGCCAATGATACCGACAATATCAGAAGTATTAGCCGAACATGtaacattctttaaaataggGAATTGCATTCCATCCTTGGAGGAGGTAATGTATACATTAACattatccaactttatcctAGTCGTACCTGGAGTGGCATACTTGGAAACGTCAAGTATACTAACATGGTGCTTGAAAAAGAGCATCTTGAGGCTAGTACATCTAGCAGCTCTTCTCTCAGCATATTCATTACGTCGCCTCTTACGAATGGAGTCcttaatattttcatcgGATATCTTGTCTCCTGCGCTTGACCCTGAATCAATCACTATGTCGGTTCTGTTAAtatccttcttctttacaaaCTTGAGTGGAGTATTTTTGGGAATAAAATTCTCGAACCTTGTGATTGAAATAAACATTAGTTCCAGATAACTGTAGAGTTGTAAAGTATTTGCAAGGTAACTATTTAGACTTAAAAAGATGGAATATGCCATACCATAGTAGCCAACTTTTACATCCACGCCAAAATAATATGAGCGTACAAGAGgaaatacaagaataaatatGGCCAGTGGAGAAAACAAACATCTAAATGAAACAACGCTCCACACTATGGCCGAGTTTACAAAATAAAGACCTCTCAATGCGTAGTCTGTGTGTTCAATTAGCCCATGCATCAATTCCCACTCCTTCTTGAAACTACGATGGAGAGGTAGGCCAGAGATAGCTGCCTCGATCGtatcatttattttatcaaacGCCTCTATACGCGTATACTGCAGGCTCTTACATGACTTTATATAATAGTATGCGAGGAACCTAAGAATGATAAAGCAAAGTAGAAGAGCCAATGGAATAGACCATGGTACCATAAACAATAACATGAGGAGATGAGCACCTGCTTCAATAAACAGTAGACAAACACCATGCATGCAGTAATTTAGCGAAACGTCAATTACGAGTGtatccatatacaagaaaGTATGGACACTGGTCAATGCCTTTTTGATGTTGAGAACCGCAGAACTGTTTGCAAATACTgaattaatgcagtactCGTGTATCCTCCTAGAAATGTTGAATGAAGCCTTTGTCATAGCACATATACGCAATATAGCTCCAATTATCACCAAGATGGAAAT
This window encodes:
- a CDS encoding hypothetical protein (encoded by transcript BEWA_016320A); amino-acid sequence: MMILSLLCLVFLYKLCGCVGPLGSQSNISAEQASSVDQRIFYVEEGIEENIPILKLTAKNEGITTKLMYGEEEIWPGKKGSFCSSAILYLDKGYPKLADINTKDKRDRDRTVYRYKDGKQWKNTRETLHKNKLGALKEKYERETREAVECTAANKSAEEPQAEQDPDVIIIDDNDDLQSEMSLETPKPETPVSYPHEHVVTNAESAVSGKDDEEALQDSDTDLEAAMDIPSSPPCQITRCMFNISDPDYRISGFYEYAYNGVTCKTYTMKKEAYVEGVSDDGEFLWKYYRGRCVKIVIYSTNSSLLCRLDINDCPVITPSYFEKTEDTWNVLEDDEFHGKLYVLFSADFKGIMMDTLSLSSDIFKVIEYIDQRVFHTVIFSPKYKVTSVHNELKIWESKNGQRCTVAHFYSDKFTNLCFLVIVDSDGINRELYFEYNVERWERIEEDKFTKNLARMTEGDPQDKNPYRTTPAMIDVRMVDSRFSNTYNFILDGVSIAKHVPLPDKEIKRVLYNSVEVWRAPKGSDERCLSTEIFSRDNAQMVIVNVKIGTNFVSYSFKWMERRWVCSERSYL